From the Corythoichthys intestinalis isolate RoL2023-P3 chromosome 15, ASM3026506v1, whole genome shotgun sequence genome, one window contains:
- the si:ch211-15d5.11 gene encoding oxidation resistance protein 1 isoform X1, giving the protein MAQSVRRMDISIEHKPQRDKTRTSYFGNVKSRLGSKLPSGVSQPPTFAKPPWDIQPVVQGLNEPSVSNLYHHQYRTTPVQPLDHIPHIRNPILRQYYLQGTSWDTNTAVKQELKGKLSNAGKSSSTDESVFSISSRFGGSDTAPCSHSRSQSSPLCSALFRMEQQQAEEGKSTVEASLVASKKRMMLEMDSDISDRHAAPAQSPLPEAEYDKLLDVEAVPMPDGQLCLLALPPECCPGEGPDATPYLKLFCRHITDRKGIVSGILLVTTNKLFFDPCKTHPLVKEHGCEEYLLSCSVDKLVSVSFFSDISHVRFHSSQQRRKGKKLFHRIKTAKSQEQKGESLSLLEPGALSNLSLNEETAAGIEQTDSENASEKKQLDKSPSEVLSEASGGALGVAATFCCGAPELPGQGRTDELPSSSVSSPTPVSERSPAGSPRCVMFVRLRVQSSAGQKRRVGGFQFGVTEPTAAVREAWIALSQESSDELHAFLEHRRPDLRLHTGEEDGEADYNEEEFVLVEDKDEKELEDMLQKQQSSGDDWEMVLMEDNREKQGLLTERDPEGINAIVEKSHILEASHVRELYKEMPPKTVGYTWQLAYSTSCHGSSLKSLYRKVSQADSPNLLVIKDTLDEVFGAFLSHPLRLSEAFYGTGETFLFMLHPRFKCFRWTGENSFFIKGDLDSFAIGGGSGHFGLWVDENLYLGRSSPCYTFNNCCLSETDDFRIMELEVWTFC; this is encoded by the exons GCTTGGTTCAAAACTCCCTTCAGGGGTCTCTCAGCCTCCAACGTTCGCAAAGCCGCCTTGGGACATTCAACCTGTTGTCCAAGGCTTGAATGAGCCTTCTGTCAGCAACCTGTATCACCATCAGTACCGAACTACTCCAGTCCAACCTTTGGACCACATCCCGCACATTCGAAACCCAATTTTGCGGCAGTATTACCTGCAAG GCACCTCATGGGACACCAACACAGCTGTGAAGCAAGAGCTAAAGGGAAAATTATCAAATGCGGGCAAAAGCAGCAGTACG GATGAGTCAGTGTTCAGTATCTCATCCCGGTTCGGCGGCAGTGACACAGCTCCCTGCTCGCATTCCCGGTCACAATCGTCACCTTTGTGCTCTGCTCTTTTCCGTATGGAG CAGCAGCAAGCAGAGGAGGGAAAGAGCACCGTAGAAGCCAGCTTGGTTGCTTCTAAGAAGAGGATGATGCTGGAGATGGACTCAGATATCTCGGATCGACATGCTGCTCCTGCCCAGTCACCTTTGCCGGAAGCAGAATATGACAAACTACTG GATGTAGAGGCGGTTCCAATGCCTGACGGACAGCTTTGCCTTTTGGCCCTACCGCCCGAATGCTGCCCGGGCGAGGGACCAGATGCCACGCCTTACCTCAAATTGTTCTGCCGCCACATCACTGACCGTAAG GGCATCGTTTCCGGTATCCTCCTGGTGACGACAAACAAGCTCTTTTTCGACCCGTGCAAGACGCACCCACTAGTGAAGGAGCACGGCTGCGAGGAGTACCTCCTGTCATGCTCCGTAGACAAGCTAGTGTCTGTTTCGTTCTTCTCCGACATCTCACATGTTCGTTTTCACTCCTCCCAGCAGAG aagaaaagggaaaaaacttTTCCACAGGATCAAAACTGCCAAAAGCCAAGAGCAGAAGGGGGAGTCACTTTCACTTCTAGAACCTGGAGCACTTTCCAATTTGAGCCTTAATGAAGAAACTGCTGCAGGAATTGAGCAAACTGATAGTGAAAACGCGTCTGAAAAAAAACAGCTTGATAAAAGCCCATCTGAGGTGTTGTCGGAAGCTTCTGGAGGTGCTCTAGGTGTGGCCGCTACCTTCTGCTGCGGAGCTCCAGAGTTGCCCGGTCAAGGGAGGACTGATGAGTTGCCGTCTTCTTCTGTGAGCAGCCCGACTCCAG TGTCTGAAAGGTCCCCAGCAGGAAGTCCCAGGTGTGTTATGTTTGTCCGACTGCGGGTTCAGTCGTCTGCTGGACAGAAAAGGCGTGTTGGAGGGTTTCAGTTTGGCGTGACTGAGCCGACCGCTGCCGTACGGGAAGCTTGGATTGCACTTTCACAAGAGAG CTCCGATGAACTGCACGCCTTTCTCGAGCACCGTCGACCCGACTTGCGTCTGCACACGGGAGAAGAGGACGGGGAGGCAGATTACAATGAAGAGGAGTTTGTACTGGTGGAGGATAAAGACGAAAAGGAGCTGGAGGACATGTTACAGAAGCAGCAGAGCTCTGGGGATGACTGGGAG ATGGTGTTGATGGAGGACAACAGGGAGAAGCAAGGCCTACTCACTGAACGAGACCCTGAAGGAATTAATGCCATTGTGGAAAAAAGCCATATTTTGGAAGCCTCACATGTCAGAGAG CTGTACAAAGAGATGCCCCCCAAAACAGTGGGCTATACCTGGCAGCTGGCGTACAGCACGTCTTGCCACGGCTCCAGCCTCAAGTCCCTCTACCGCAAAGTGAGCCAAGCGGACTCGCCCAATCTGCTTGTCATCAAAGATACTCTGGACGAG GTATTCGGGGCGTTCCTCTCGCACCCGCTAAGGCTCAGTGAGGCGTTTTACGGAACGGGAGAAACATTTCTCTTCATGCTGCATCCTCGATTtaag TGCTTCAGATGGACTGGAGAGAATTCCTTTTTCATTAAAGGGGACTTAGACTCATTCGCCATTGGCGGAGGAAG CGGTCACTTTGGTCTATGGGTGGATGAGAATCTGTACCTTGGCCGAAGCAGCCCCTGTTACACCTTCAATAACTGTTGCCTCTCAGAAACAGACGACTTCCGGATCATGGAACTGGAGGTGTGGACATTTTGCTGA
- the si:ch211-15d5.11 gene encoding oxidation resistance protein 1 isoform X3 → MAQSVRRMDISIEHKPQRDKTRTSYFGNVKSRLGSKLPSGVSQPPTFAKPPWDIQPVVQGLNEPSVSNLYHHQYRTTPVQPLDHIPHIRNPILRQYYLQGTSWDTNTAVKQELKGKLSNAGKSSSTDESVFSISSRFGGSDTAPCSHSRSQSSPLCSALFRMEQQQAEEGKSTVEASLVASKKRMMLEMDSDISDRHAAPAQSPLPEAEYDKLLDVEAVPMPDGQLCLLALPPECCPGEGPDATPYLKLFCRHITDRKGIVSGILLVTTNKLFFDPCKTHPLVKEHGCEEYLLSCSVDKLVSVSFFSDISHVRFHSSQQRKGKKLFHRIKTAKSQEQKGESLSLLEPGALSNLSLNEETAAGIEQTDSENASEKKQLDKSPSEVLSEASGGALGVAATFCCGAPELPGQGRTDELPSSSVSSPTPVSERSPAGSPRCVMFVRLRVQSSAGQKRRVGGFQFGVTEPTAAVREAWIALSQESSDELHAFLEHRRPDLRLHTGEEDGEADYNEEEFVLVEDKDEKELEDMLQKQQSSGDDWEMVLMEDNREKQGLLTERDPEGINAIVEKSHILEASHVRELYKEMPPKTVGYTWQLAYSTSCHGSSLKSLYRKVSQADSPNLLVIKDTLDEVFGAFLSHPLRLSEAFYGTGETFLFMLHPRFKCFRWTGENSFFIKGDLDSFAIGGGSGHFGLWVDENLYLGRSSPCYTFNNCCLSETDDFRIMELEVWTFC, encoded by the exons GCTTGGTTCAAAACTCCCTTCAGGGGTCTCTCAGCCTCCAACGTTCGCAAAGCCGCCTTGGGACATTCAACCTGTTGTCCAAGGCTTGAATGAGCCTTCTGTCAGCAACCTGTATCACCATCAGTACCGAACTACTCCAGTCCAACCTTTGGACCACATCCCGCACATTCGAAACCCAATTTTGCGGCAGTATTACCTGCAAG GCACCTCATGGGACACCAACACAGCTGTGAAGCAAGAGCTAAAGGGAAAATTATCAAATGCGGGCAAAAGCAGCAGTACG GATGAGTCAGTGTTCAGTATCTCATCCCGGTTCGGCGGCAGTGACACAGCTCCCTGCTCGCATTCCCGGTCACAATCGTCACCTTTGTGCTCTGCTCTTTTCCGTATGGAG CAGCAGCAAGCAGAGGAGGGAAAGAGCACCGTAGAAGCCAGCTTGGTTGCTTCTAAGAAGAGGATGATGCTGGAGATGGACTCAGATATCTCGGATCGACATGCTGCTCCTGCCCAGTCACCTTTGCCGGAAGCAGAATATGACAAACTACTG GATGTAGAGGCGGTTCCAATGCCTGACGGACAGCTTTGCCTTTTGGCCCTACCGCCCGAATGCTGCCCGGGCGAGGGACCAGATGCCACGCCTTACCTCAAATTGTTCTGCCGCCACATCACTGACCGTAAG GGCATCGTTTCCGGTATCCTCCTGGTGACGACAAACAAGCTCTTTTTCGACCCGTGCAAGACGCACCCACTAGTGAAGGAGCACGGCTGCGAGGAGTACCTCCTGTCATGCTCCGTAGACAAGCTAGTGTCTGTTTCGTTCTTCTCCGACATCTCACATGTTCGTTTTCACTCCTCCCAGCAGAG aaaagggaaaaaacttTTCCACAGGATCAAAACTGCCAAAAGCCAAGAGCAGAAGGGGGAGTCACTTTCACTTCTAGAACCTGGAGCACTTTCCAATTTGAGCCTTAATGAAGAAACTGCTGCAGGAATTGAGCAAACTGATAGTGAAAACGCGTCTGAAAAAAAACAGCTTGATAAAAGCCCATCTGAGGTGTTGTCGGAAGCTTCTGGAGGTGCTCTAGGTGTGGCCGCTACCTTCTGCTGCGGAGCTCCAGAGTTGCCCGGTCAAGGGAGGACTGATGAGTTGCCGTCTTCTTCTGTGAGCAGCCCGACTCCAG TGTCTGAAAGGTCCCCAGCAGGAAGTCCCAGGTGTGTTATGTTTGTCCGACTGCGGGTTCAGTCGTCTGCTGGACAGAAAAGGCGTGTTGGAGGGTTTCAGTTTGGCGTGACTGAGCCGACCGCTGCCGTACGGGAAGCTTGGATTGCACTTTCACAAGAGAG CTCCGATGAACTGCACGCCTTTCTCGAGCACCGTCGACCCGACTTGCGTCTGCACACGGGAGAAGAGGACGGGGAGGCAGATTACAATGAAGAGGAGTTTGTACTGGTGGAGGATAAAGACGAAAAGGAGCTGGAGGACATGTTACAGAAGCAGCAGAGCTCTGGGGATGACTGGGAG ATGGTGTTGATGGAGGACAACAGGGAGAAGCAAGGCCTACTCACTGAACGAGACCCTGAAGGAATTAATGCCATTGTGGAAAAAAGCCATATTTTGGAAGCCTCACATGTCAGAGAG CTGTACAAAGAGATGCCCCCCAAAACAGTGGGCTATACCTGGCAGCTGGCGTACAGCACGTCTTGCCACGGCTCCAGCCTCAAGTCCCTCTACCGCAAAGTGAGCCAAGCGGACTCGCCCAATCTGCTTGTCATCAAAGATACTCTGGACGAG GTATTCGGGGCGTTCCTCTCGCACCCGCTAAGGCTCAGTGAGGCGTTTTACGGAACGGGAGAAACATTTCTCTTCATGCTGCATCCTCGATTtaag TGCTTCAGATGGACTGGAGAGAATTCCTTTTTCATTAAAGGGGACTTAGACTCATTCGCCATTGGCGGAGGAAG CGGTCACTTTGGTCTATGGGTGGATGAGAATCTGTACCTTGGCCGAAGCAGCCCCTGTTACACCTTCAATAACTGTTGCCTCTCAGAAACAGACGACTTCCGGATCATGGAACTGGAGGTGTGGACATTTTGCTGA
- the si:ch211-15d5.11 gene encoding nuclear receptor coactivator 7 isoform X2 codes for MAQSVRRMDISIEHKPQRDKTRTSYFGNVKSRLGSKLPSGVSQPPTFAKPPWDIQPVVQGLNEPSVSNLYHHQYRTTPVQPLDHIPHIRNPILRQYYLQGTSWDTNTAVKQELKGKLSNAGKSSSTDESVFSISSRFGGSDTAPCSHSRSQSSPLCSALFRMEQQAEEGKSTVEASLVASKKRMMLEMDSDISDRHAAPAQSPLPEAEYDKLLDVEAVPMPDGQLCLLALPPECCPGEGPDATPYLKLFCRHITDRKGIVSGILLVTTNKLFFDPCKTHPLVKEHGCEEYLLSCSVDKLVSVSFFSDISHVRFHSSQQRRKGKKLFHRIKTAKSQEQKGESLSLLEPGALSNLSLNEETAAGIEQTDSENASEKKQLDKSPSEVLSEASGGALGVAATFCCGAPELPGQGRTDELPSSSVSSPTPVSERSPAGSPRCVMFVRLRVQSSAGQKRRVGGFQFGVTEPTAAVREAWIALSQESSDELHAFLEHRRPDLRLHTGEEDGEADYNEEEFVLVEDKDEKELEDMLQKQQSSGDDWEMVLMEDNREKQGLLTERDPEGINAIVEKSHILEASHVRELYKEMPPKTVGYTWQLAYSTSCHGSSLKSLYRKVSQADSPNLLVIKDTLDEVFGAFLSHPLRLSEAFYGTGETFLFMLHPRFKCFRWTGENSFFIKGDLDSFAIGGGSGHFGLWVDENLYLGRSSPCYTFNNCCLSETDDFRIMELEVWTFC; via the exons GCTTGGTTCAAAACTCCCTTCAGGGGTCTCTCAGCCTCCAACGTTCGCAAAGCCGCCTTGGGACATTCAACCTGTTGTCCAAGGCTTGAATGAGCCTTCTGTCAGCAACCTGTATCACCATCAGTACCGAACTACTCCAGTCCAACCTTTGGACCACATCCCGCACATTCGAAACCCAATTTTGCGGCAGTATTACCTGCAAG GCACCTCATGGGACACCAACACAGCTGTGAAGCAAGAGCTAAAGGGAAAATTATCAAATGCGGGCAAAAGCAGCAGTACG GATGAGTCAGTGTTCAGTATCTCATCCCGGTTCGGCGGCAGTGACACAGCTCCCTGCTCGCATTCCCGGTCACAATCGTCACCTTTGTGCTCTGCTCTTTTCCGTATGGAG CAGCAAGCAGAGGAGGGAAAGAGCACCGTAGAAGCCAGCTTGGTTGCTTCTAAGAAGAGGATGATGCTGGAGATGGACTCAGATATCTCGGATCGACATGCTGCTCCTGCCCAGTCACCTTTGCCGGAAGCAGAATATGACAAACTACTG GATGTAGAGGCGGTTCCAATGCCTGACGGACAGCTTTGCCTTTTGGCCCTACCGCCCGAATGCTGCCCGGGCGAGGGACCAGATGCCACGCCTTACCTCAAATTGTTCTGCCGCCACATCACTGACCGTAAG GGCATCGTTTCCGGTATCCTCCTGGTGACGACAAACAAGCTCTTTTTCGACCCGTGCAAGACGCACCCACTAGTGAAGGAGCACGGCTGCGAGGAGTACCTCCTGTCATGCTCCGTAGACAAGCTAGTGTCTGTTTCGTTCTTCTCCGACATCTCACATGTTCGTTTTCACTCCTCCCAGCAGAG aagaaaagggaaaaaacttTTCCACAGGATCAAAACTGCCAAAAGCCAAGAGCAGAAGGGGGAGTCACTTTCACTTCTAGAACCTGGAGCACTTTCCAATTTGAGCCTTAATGAAGAAACTGCTGCAGGAATTGAGCAAACTGATAGTGAAAACGCGTCTGAAAAAAAACAGCTTGATAAAAGCCCATCTGAGGTGTTGTCGGAAGCTTCTGGAGGTGCTCTAGGTGTGGCCGCTACCTTCTGCTGCGGAGCTCCAGAGTTGCCCGGTCAAGGGAGGACTGATGAGTTGCCGTCTTCTTCTGTGAGCAGCCCGACTCCAG TGTCTGAAAGGTCCCCAGCAGGAAGTCCCAGGTGTGTTATGTTTGTCCGACTGCGGGTTCAGTCGTCTGCTGGACAGAAAAGGCGTGTTGGAGGGTTTCAGTTTGGCGTGACTGAGCCGACCGCTGCCGTACGGGAAGCTTGGATTGCACTTTCACAAGAGAG CTCCGATGAACTGCACGCCTTTCTCGAGCACCGTCGACCCGACTTGCGTCTGCACACGGGAGAAGAGGACGGGGAGGCAGATTACAATGAAGAGGAGTTTGTACTGGTGGAGGATAAAGACGAAAAGGAGCTGGAGGACATGTTACAGAAGCAGCAGAGCTCTGGGGATGACTGGGAG ATGGTGTTGATGGAGGACAACAGGGAGAAGCAAGGCCTACTCACTGAACGAGACCCTGAAGGAATTAATGCCATTGTGGAAAAAAGCCATATTTTGGAAGCCTCACATGTCAGAGAG CTGTACAAAGAGATGCCCCCCAAAACAGTGGGCTATACCTGGCAGCTGGCGTACAGCACGTCTTGCCACGGCTCCAGCCTCAAGTCCCTCTACCGCAAAGTGAGCCAAGCGGACTCGCCCAATCTGCTTGTCATCAAAGATACTCTGGACGAG GTATTCGGGGCGTTCCTCTCGCACCCGCTAAGGCTCAGTGAGGCGTTTTACGGAACGGGAGAAACATTTCTCTTCATGCTGCATCCTCGATTtaag TGCTTCAGATGGACTGGAGAGAATTCCTTTTTCATTAAAGGGGACTTAGACTCATTCGCCATTGGCGGAGGAAG CGGTCACTTTGGTCTATGGGTGGATGAGAATCTGTACCTTGGCCGAAGCAGCCCCTGTTACACCTTCAATAACTGTTGCCTCTCAGAAACAGACGACTTCCGGATCATGGAACTGGAGGTGTGGACATTTTGCTGA